TAACGATGATGCCATCTCCAGGTCGTAAATCGTGCTCAACCTGCGCGGCTAAGCCGCGATAATCATCTCGCTGGTAGGCCGGGGCATTGTAGAGTGGGTCCAGGCCACGCGCCATGGTGATCATCAGCGCCACTGCTGTAAAAACGCCTGCGAACCGGGGCACATATCGCAGGGGCGGACGTTGCTCTCTGGGGCGTAGATGCCACAAAACACCGACCCCACGCCCCATCCACAGCGCGACGGCGATCTGTGTGGGCGTTAAAAAGCGCAAGTAGCGCGTGTTGAGTTGCATCACCATGAAGAAGAAGAATGTCGCCACGACCCAGACAATGGGCAGCAGCAAGCGCCACCAATCTCGTCCATCTCGTTTGCCCAATCCACGCACACTCAACAGTCCGAAGATCATCACCAGATAGACGGCGACGCCCATCCCGCCCATGTGGTCTTCAAACGTGGTGCCGAAGGTAACCACACCCTGGAACTGGCGAATGAATACTTCTAATGGTTCTGCTTCTGCCAGTGCCGGGTTGCCATGCCCGCCAATCTGACGGATCGCTATGGGCAGCCAGGGCAAAAATAGGGCCAGCGTCACCAGGTTAGCGGCTGTATAGCTGAGGAGGGCACGCAGGGTGCGATGCATGCCAGTACGTGCGCGTATCTCACGCCATGCGAGCCACCCCAACCAGAGCACAGCCATGATACCCTGTACCACCATCACCAGCGGATAATAATAGTGGGTATACATGCCCACGCTGTTGATGAGCGCGAGTGCCGCGGTCCATCTGACCGTGACATGACGAGGTTGGGGCTGTGCCTGCTCTGTGCTCAGGTGATCCACAAAACGCAAGAAGACGTACATGCTCAACGCAGCGACCAGCGCTAACATGCTGTACATACGCGCTTCCTGAGCGTAATAGATGCTGAAGGTATTAAATGTGACGAAACCCGCCGCGGCCAATGCAGCCACACGCCCGAATAAGCGCCGCCCCAGGGCGTAGGTAACGGCCACGCTGAGCACGCTCAAAAAGGCGCTGAATATTCGCAGCGCGAATTCACTATGCCCGGCGACATCCTCCCACAGGGAGATCAGCACGAAGTACCCCGGCACATGAATATTCAATTGCATGGTTTCGATCAATGTGGGGATGTCCCGCATAGAGCGGCCCACGGTGGTGCCTTCGTCATACCACAACGACTGCACCTCAATGTTATGAAAGCGTACGGCACATGCGATGAGCAATAAAAGAACAAGCGCGCTCCATAGCAGCGCGCGAGTACGAGATTGTGGGGTGAATCGAGTCATAGGGGGACTGCCACGAACGTCGGCTGGCTGGATTATGCGCGACGCAGCTCCGCCAGTTCTTGTTCTAGTTCAGCACGGCGCTTGGCCGCTGCCTGCCGCGCGTTAATCAAGGCTGTGGTGTAATGATCGCGCAAATTGGCTTTGAATTCATCACCGCTGACGGGAGAAAATAATGTGACCAGCACCCATCCGGCTGCGGCACCCAATCCAAACCCGGTTAGTAGACTCAGCAAACGGCGCATATTCGTCCTCTCTGGCTGCGGTTCAGGTTCATCATACTGTTTTCAGGGGGCCTTTGCCAGTGCTTTGTCACCCCTGCTCCCAGGTCCTTTACGTCAAATTCGGCCATATCGTTGCTATGTGAGCGGGTCAATCAGTCGATCTTCGCTCATTGGCACAGGGCCGCGTAAGGCGACTGTGAGCGACGTTGTGGGCAACCAGGGCCGGATTTGCAGCATCTGTGTGATCGGGCCGCGTGGGTCATAATTGGCGACCAGGTTGCTGCCGCGCTCTCGCCATTCATAGCGGACCGTTTGCCAGAGATAGCGGCCTGCTGCGGCCTGCCCTGGGGCAAACCAGAGCTTTCTCGTTTCCAGGTTGCGCAGATTATAATCCGCTGGAATGACGTTCAGGAACACATTCGCGAATTTAATCATCGCTGGTGCTGATGCGATATGCAGCGACATCAGGCGGCCTTCTTCTTTGATGCCCATCCCCGCCAGCAAGCGCCCTGTACGATCAACCGCCACAATATAGTGATGGACAGGCGTATCCAGCGGGGTTGTCTCTAACCAATGGTGCAGACTTTCCGCTGTTTGGGGGCGGTAAAAATTCGCATCTTTATAAAAGTCATTGAGATGGGCTGCAACGGCTGGCAATTCTTCCGGCTTTACCTGTCGCACAGTCACATCTGGGTTGGCCTGGGGTGGCTGCGAGCGCATCGGCACCGGGCAGACGACGATCTTCCCGCTGATCTGGGAAGCCCATTTTTTGGCACTTGCCATGGAGGCGAGGTTGCCCTGCTGAATATCGGCCAGCAAGAGCGTCTCTTTGCCGCTGCGCTCAATCGCCCGTTGGAAGCCCCACTGAGCCAGCGCCCCGGCAATGCCACGTTTGCGGTAATCTGGGTGCACCATTAGCCCACTGAGCAAGGCATAA
The Phototrophicus methaneseepsis DNA segment above includes these coding regions:
- a CDS encoding glycosyltransferase family 39 protein, coding for MTRFTPQSRTRALLWSALVLLLLIACAVRFHNIEVQSLWYDEGTTVGRSMRDIPTLIETMQLNIHVPGYFVLISLWEDVAGHSEFALRIFSAFLSVLSVAVTYALGRRLFGRVAALAAAGFVTFNTFSIYYAQEARMYSMLALVAALSMYVFLRFVDHLSTEQAQPQPRHVTVRWTAALALINSVGMYTHYYYPLVMVVQGIMAVLWLGWLAWREIRARTGMHRTLRALLSYTAANLVTLALFLPWLPIAIRQIGGHGNPALAEAEPLEVFIRQFQGVVTFGTTFEDHMGGMGVAVYLVMIFGLLSVRGLGKRDGRDWWRLLLPIVWVVATFFFFMVMQLNTRYLRFLTPTQIAVALWMGRGVGVLWHLRPREQRPPLRYVPRFAGVFTAVALMITMARGLDPLYNAPAYQRDDYRGLAAQVEHDLRPGDGIIVSAPGVAEIFNYYYTGDAPVYPLPISNDTIGDIDRILSEHPRIFAVYYGTDERDPDNIVEGTLDAQAYEISDQWIDDMRLVRYVAPVTLDELDEANVAFGEHITLARYGLSSTEVSPGDALQVQLEWVTDAPLETRYKVFVQLLNPDGTLAAQRDSEPGAGLQLTTLWQPGETVIDRHALAIPDGLIPGEGYTLIIGLYDANPPNNRLPVGTGDYYELATIEVRDNS
- a CDS encoding GNAT family N-acetyltransferase — protein: MPQEFSIREMTSGDSVALAVLTEQSPDSGRIAINPHFHVPAYDVYKMRHGDIIGVVAEIPGYEGLAGAAHVSFGTCQFEGKVYPYALLSGLMVHPDYRKRGIAGALAQWGFQRAIERSGKETLLLADIQQGNLASMASAKKWASQISGKIVVCPVPMRSQPPQANPDVTVRQVKPEELPAVAAHLNDFYKDANFYRPQTAESLHHWLETTPLDTPVHHYIVAVDRTGRLLAGMGIKEEGRLMSLHIASAPAMIKFANVFLNVIPADYNLRNLETRKLWFAPGQAAAGRYLWQTVRYEWRERGSNLVANYDPRGPITQMLQIRPWLPTTSLTVALRGPVPMSEDRLIDPLT